In one Brassica oleracea var. oleracea cultivar TO1000 chromosome C9, BOL, whole genome shotgun sequence genomic region, the following are encoded:
- the LOC106319437 gene encoding uncharacterized protein LOC106319437, with protein MQKKREICEYRDKLDKTLSSPDLTNDQTLKSLLRKQLYSSQECNENILDRRTADVSKLLTKLRSVSMTDHHGNSDWKLKHDLEDCRVMYREGLDGSPFHTMLVEGYMDAPIEECLCVSWESTLYKKWWPQFAFPPFKIIQSTCLQKVRIGEQVCFIRMKVPWPLAERELIVHYFLFEYFKDGLVVILLNTISDLNSIGVSSKEINEDVMSVTPGAVRIDVVGGFVLQKVTPERSYFRTIGDMDIKVDFVPPSLMNFVSRQLIGNGFRLYKKSVASVAKFDEDYSRALADPLYTKIRQALYSTDKASEEEPKLEANEVNGDKEHDNDEDVGEIEHVHCRKTVPEIEEESISSEEGNINGKTNGDIGRRFCISPEVKQALGTLDRVIYMVRTNTTPVQEAEELSPDRAEDDHKKQVSLLEHFENVPQKSERQDFSTPTVIQETSGFSQEDKREKVTGEEESGILEKGGKNKSLGRRKRKTRCLAFRSWL; from the exons ATGCAGAAGAAACGAGAGATCTGTGAGTACAGAGACAAGCTAGACAAAACCTTGTCTTCTCCTGATCTCACCAATGACCAGACTCTCAAATCTCTTCTCAGAAAACAGCTTTACTCCTCCCAAG AGTGTAATGAGAATATATTGGATAGAAGAACAGCTGATGTATCAAAGCTACTTACCAAGCTTAGGAGTGTTTCCATGACCGATCATCATGGAAACAGTGATTGGAAA CTGAAACATGATCTTGAAGATTGCCGTGTCATGTACCGTGAAGGTCTCGATGGGAGTCCTTTTCACACTATGCTCGTTGAAGGTTACATGGATGCCCCTATTGAAGAAT GTTTGTGCGTTTCATGGGAATCAACCCTATACAAGAAATG GTGGCCACAGTTTGCGTTTCCACCATTTAAGATCATACAAAGCACATGCTTGCAAAAGGTTCGGATCGGTGAACAAGTATGCTTCATAAG GATGAAGGTGCCATGGCCATTAGCAGAAAGAGAGCTTATTGTTCACTATTTCTTATTTGAATACTTTAAAGATGGCTTGGTCGTCATCCTTCTCAACACG ATATCTGATTTAAATAGCATTGGAGTTTCATCTAAGGAGATCAACGAGGACGTTATGTCAGTAACACCTGGTGCAGTGAGGATTGATGTCGTGGGAGGATTTGTTTTACAAAAGGTTACTCCAGAGAGGAGTTACTTCAG GACGATAGGGGATATGGATATAAAGGTGGACTTTGTCCCTCCCTCTCTTATGAATTTTGTGTCTAGGCAGCTCATTGGTAATGGTTTCAGATTATATAAAAAG TCAGTTGCTTCGGTGGCTAAATTTGATGAAGATTACAGCAGAGCTTTAGCTGATCCGTTGTACACTAAGATACGTCAAGCTCTGTATTCAACTGATAAGGCAAGTGAGGAAGAACCAAAGCTGGAAGCCAATGAAGTGAATGGCGATAAGGAACATGATAATGATGAAGATGTTGGTGAAATTGAACATGTACACTGTAGAAAAACCGTTCCTGAGATTGAGGAGGAAAGTATTTCTTCAGAGGAGGGGAATATAAATGGGAAGACCAATGGCGACATCGGAAGACGGTTTTGCATAAGCCCAGAGGTTAAACAAGCTTTAGGGACTCTAGATAGAGTGATATACATGGTTAGAACAAATACAACTCCTGTTCAAGAAGCTGAGGAGTTGTCGCCAGACAGAGCAGAGGATGACCACAAAAAGCAAGTAAGTCTGTTAGAACATTTTGAAAATGTTCCTCAAAAATCAGAGAGGCAAGATTTTTCAACCCCAACGGTCATACAAGAGACGAGCGGTTTTAGTCAAGAAGACAAGAGAGAGAAGGTGACAGGAGAAGAAGAGAGTGGGATCTTAGAAAAAGGTGGTAAGAACAAGAGCTTGGGGAGGAGAAAACGTAAGACGCGCTGCTTGGCTTTCAGGTCCTGGCTCTGA
- the LOC106316025 gene encoding thioredoxin-like protein HCF164, chloroplastic, translating into MESKITTASTPPNPFLCLKWPWDSPNRQPKSPSVCEFQSPWLFRSMQSLGSIALTSFNSFGLDLKPPKKKPLSASEQGEAEQRAFAAALASEKDATVLEFYSPKCRLCNSLLSFVLEVEKRNSNWLSVTMADAENEKWFPELLHYDIKYVPCFVLLDKNGQALAKTGVPSSRAHVIAGISHLLKMKRPPNV; encoded by the exons ATGGAATCGAAGATTACGACCGCCTCTACTCCTCCAAACCCTTTCCTCTGCTTGAAATGGCCATGGGACTCTCCAAACAGGCAACCAAAATCTCCAAGCGTCTGCGAGTTTCAATCCCCCTGGCTTTTCAGATCTATGCAAAGCCTCGGTTCAATCGCTCTCACCTCCTTCAACTCATTCGGGCTCGATCTAAAACCCCCAAAGAAGAAGCCTTTAAGCGCTTCCGAGCAGGGAGAAGCAGAGCAGAGAGCCTTCGCGGCTGCGTTGGCCAGCGAGAAAGACGCGACCGTGCTCGAGTTTTACTCGCCGAAGTGCAGGCTCTGCAACTCTCTGCTCAGCTTCGTCTTGGAGGTTGAGAAAAGGAACTCGAATTGGCTTAGTGTTACCATGGCTGATGCGGAGAACGAGAAGTGGTTTCCCGAG CTTCTTCATTATGACATAAAGTATGTTCCTTGCTTTGTTTTGCTGGACAAAAACGGACAAGCTTTGGCCAAGACGGGTGTTCCTAGTAGCCGTGCTCATGTTATTGCCGGTATCTCTCATCTTCTTAAGATGAAGCGCCCACCTAACGTCTGA
- the LOC106319012 gene encoding iron-sulfur cluster co-chaperone protein HscB, mitochondrial has product MNRARKLVASISTLSTRRRTYSPSSSTFRTISIINSQTHHSSRRESFQPSSSAKPLCLRFSGREFSSGSSDTTSSSVCWNCGSSSEKAAFLFCDSCRSIQPIDDSVDYFQIFDLEKKYELDAGSLEGKYKDWQKKLHPDLVHNKSQKERDYAADQSAKVTEAYRTLTKRLSRAMYIMKLNGKNVNEEETITDPTLLMEIMELRETISEANDSKELDQIRSQVQEKLKQWSDSFVEAFESHRFDEAVKCIQRMTYYERACEEIVKKL; this is encoded by the exons ATGAACAGAGCAAGGAAGCTGGTGGCCTCAATCTCCACCCTTTCAACAAGACGAAGAACCTATTCTCCTTCTTCTTCTACTTTCCGTACGATTTCGATAATAAACTCACAAACCCACCACTCGAGTCGCCGCGAATCATTTCAACCTTCTTCTTCAGCTAAACCCTTGTGCCTCCGATTTTCCGGGAGAGAGTTTTCCTCGGGATCTTCCGACACGACAAGCTCCTCCGTGTGCTGGAACTGTGGCTCCTCGTCCGAAAAAGCTGCCTTTTTGTTCTGTGACTCGTGCCGCAGCATTCAACCCATCGATGATTCCGTCGATTACTTTCAGATATTTGACCT GGAGAAGAAGTATGAGTTAGATGCTGGAAGCCTTGAAGGCAAGTACAAAGACTGGCAAAAGAAGCTTCATCCTGACTTAGTTCACAACAAGTCTCAG AAAGAAAGAGATTACGCAGCGGACCAGTCTGCGAAGGTGACTGAAGCGTACCGGACGTTAACCAAGCGGCTCTCGAGAGCGATGTATATC ATGAAGCTGAATGGTAAAAATGTCAATGAAGAAGAAACAATAACAGATCCAACCTTGTTAATGGAG ATTATGGAACTCAGAGAGACCATATCAGAAGCAAATGATTCAAAAGAGTTGGACCAGATCCGATCTCAG GTACAAGAGAAACTGAAGCAATGGTCTGACTCTTTTGTCGAAGCCTTTGAAAGCCACAGGTTTGATGAAGCTGTAAAATGTATCCAGAGAATGACTTATTACGAGCGAGCTTGTGAAGAGATTGTCAAGAAGCTATGA
- the LOC106319011 gene encoding putative pentatricopeptide repeat-containing protein At5g06400, mitochondrial, giving the protein MKALFRCSKSFLTDPTRGNSVLVSAFSKSSKSKTRETQSKIQAEAVSINSLFNEITEILGSDAVKPDETNQPRLPVSGSDGALDSCTQSVRENARMGFSEEANKGVVVSSEEFDVSPLVREITSVIRADDDIMLSMEDKLEKLSRSFEPEIVEKVLKRCFKVPHLALRFFNWVKEKDGFSHTVGVYNTLLSIAGEARDLDTVEELIKEMERNSCDKDIKTWTILISVYGKAKKIGKGLLVFEKMRKDGFEPDAAAYNIMIRSLCIAGRGDLAVEFYKEMIEKGITFGLRTYKMLLDCTAKSEEVDIVQSIADDMVKICEVSEHDAFGYLLKSFCVSGKIREALELIRVLKSKEVCIDAKYFEILVKGLCRAGRMADALEIVDIMKKRNMDDSNIDGIVISGYLRQNNVSKALEHLEAMRTSKRSLRVSTYTEIMQHLFKEKEFEKGYELFKEMVDDGIEPDSVAITAVVAGYLGQNRVEEAWKVFSSIKPTWKAYSIFVKELCKSAKYDEIIKLLNQMHASKIAVRDDMFAWVISCMEKHDEKEKIEHIKELQKKCKFHQELRQEEELDLPQVVQQSDLPAASSAVDIMDVQEICRILSSSSRDWERTQESLEKSTVKFTPELVVEVLRNGKIHGNAVLRFFSWVGKRNGYKHTSEAYNMSIKVAGSGKDFKQMRNLFYEMRRQGCVITQDTWGIMIMQYGRTGLTDIAIRTFKEMKDTSLSPKPSTFKCLITVLCEKKGRNVEEAVRTFREMIRSGFVPDKELVQDYLGCLCEVGNTKEAKHCLDSLSKIGFSVPVAYSIYIRALCRIGKQEEGQSELASFKGDRSLLDQFTYGSIVHGLLQKGRLQGAMDKVNSMKEAGIKPGVHVYTSLIVHFFKENQIDKVLETCKEMEEERCEPTVVTYTAMICGYMSVGKAKEAWRVFNDMKEKGASPDFKTYSKFINCLCQAGESEDALRLVSEMIDKGIAPSTVNFRTVLYGLNREGKQDLARIVLQKKSALLAQRKVST; this is encoded by the coding sequence ATGAAAGCTTTGTTTCGATGCTCAAAGTCTTTCTTAACTGACCCAACACGAGGAAACTCTGTACTCGTCTCTGCTTTCTCAAAGTCATCGAAATCCAAAACCCGTGAGACCCAATCGAAGATCCAAGCAGAAGCTGTATCAATCAACTCACTTTTTAACGAGATCACTGAGATTTTAGGATCAGATGCTGTTAAACCAGACGAAACCAACCAGCCGAGGCTTCCCGTGTCGGGAAGTGATGGAGCATTGGATTCTTGCACGCAAAGTGTTCGTGAAAATGCCAGAATGGGATTCTCCGAAGAGGCTAACAAAGGTGTGGTTGTTTCTTCTGAAGAGTTCGACGTGAGTCCTCTTGTTCGTGAGATTACGAGCGTCATCAGAGCAGATGACGATATCATGCTTTCCATGGAGGACAAGTTAGAGAAACTGAGTCGTAGCTTTGAACCAGAGATAGTGGAGAAAGTACTCAAAAGGTGCTTCAAGGTTCCTCATCTAGCTCTGAGGTTCTTTAACTGGGTGAAAGAAAAGGATGGTTTCTCACACACAGTAGGAGTTTACAACACCTTGCTAAGCATAGCTGGGGAGGCTAGGGATCTCGATACGGTAGAGGAATTGATCAAAGAAATGGAGAGGAACTCGTGTGATAAGGACATCAAGACATGGACCATTCTCATCTCCGTGTACGGTAAAGCGAAAAAGATTGGGAAAGGCCTGCTCGTCTTTGAGAAGATGAGGAAAGACGGCTTCGAACCCGACGCTGCGGCTTATAACATCATGATTAGGTCTCTATGCATCGCTGGGAGAGGCGATCTCGCTGTTGAGTTCTACAAGGAGATGATTGAGAAAGGTATCACTTTTGGTTTGAGAACGTACAAGATGTTACTGGACTGCACAGCGAAGTCAGAGGAGGTCGATATAGTCCAGTCTATTGCTGATGACATGGTTAAGATATGCGAAGTTTCGGAGCACGACGCGTTTGGTTATCTGCTCAAGAGTTTTTGTGTTTCTGGAAAGATTAGAGAGGCTCTGGAGCTGATTCGGGTGTTGAAGAGCAAGGAAGTGTGTATTGACGCTAAGTATTTCGAGATTTTGGTTAAAGGACTATGCAGAGCTGGTAGGATGGCGGATGCTCTGGAGATTGTTGATATAATGAAGAAGAGGAACATGGATGATTCGAATATCGACGGGATCGTTATCAGCGGGTATCTTAGGCAAAACAATGTTTCTAAAGCACTTGAGCATCTGGAGGCTATGAGAACTTCAAAGCGTTCGCTTAGAGTCTCTACATACACTGAGATTATGCAACACCTATTCAAGGAGAAGGAGTTTGAAAAGGGCTACGAGCTGTTTAAAGAGATGGTAGATGATGGGATTGAGCCTGATAGCGTCGCTATCACAGCCGTGGTTGCTGGTTACTTGGGCCAGAACCGAGTAGAAGAGGCGTGGAAGGTGTTTAGCAGCATCAAACCGACGTGGAAAGCTTATTCCATCTTTGTGAAGGAGCTATGCAAGTCAGCAAAGTATGATGAGATTATAAAGCTACTTAATCAGATGCACGCCTCTAAGATAGCTGTGAGGGATGATATGTTTGCTTGGGTTATCTCTTGCATGGAGAAACATGACGAAAAGGAGAAGATTGAACATATCAAAGAACTTCAGAAGAAATGCAAATTCCATCAAGAACTAAGGCAAGAAGAGGAGCTTGATCTTCCGCAAGTAGTGCAACAGTCAGATCTTCCAGCAGCTTCATCTGCTGTTGACATAATGGATGTGCAAGAGATTTGCCGCATCTTATCATCCTCCTCCAGAGACTGGGAGAGAACACAAGAATCTCTAGAGAAATCGACTGTCAAGTTCACACCAGAGCTAGTAGTTGAGGTTCTCCGTAACGGCAAGATACATGGTAACGCTGTTTTACGTTTCTTCTCATGGGTGGGGAAGAGAAACGGTTACAAACACACTTCCGAGGCGTACAACATGAGCATCAAAGTAGCAGGGAGTGGGAAAGATTTCAAGCAGATGAGAAACCTGTTCTACGAGATGAGAAGACAAGGATGCGTGATAACACAAGACACATGGGGGATCATGATAATGCAGTACGGTAGAACCGGTCTAACCGACATTGCGATCAGAACGTTCAAGGAGATGAAAGATACTAGTCTGTCTCCAAAGCCTTCGACCTTCAAGTGTTTGATCACAGTTCTTTGCGAGAAGAAAGGCAGAAATGTCGAAGAAGCCGTCAGAACATTCCGGGAGATGATTCGTTCTGGTTTTGTTCCAGATAAAGAACTAGTCCAAGACTACTTGGGATGCTTATGTGAAGTTGGTAACACAAAGGAGGCGAAACATTGTTTGGATTCTCTAAGCAAGATAGGTTTCTCAGTCCCTGTGGCTTACTCCATTTACATAAGAGCTCTCTGTCGAATCGGAAAGCAAGAGGAAGGTCAGTCAGAGCTAGCCAGCTTTAAAGGAGATAGATCATTACTAGACCAGTTTACTTACGGAAGCATTGTTCATGGTCTATTGCAAAAGGGACGGTTACAAGGAGCAATGGACAAAGTGAACTCCATGAAGGAAGCAGGAATAAAACCTGGCGTCCATGTCTACACATCTCTGATTGTTCACTTCTTCAAGGAGAATCAGATAGACAAGGTACTAGAGACGTGTAAGGAGATGGAAGAAGAAAGGTGTGAGCCTACGGTTGTTACGTATACGGCAATGATATGCGGGTACATGAGCGTGGGGAAAGCGAAAGAGGCTTGGAGAGTATTCAATGATATGAAGGAGAAGGGAGCTTCGCCGGATTTTAAAACGTACAGTAAGTTCATAAACTGTTTGTGCCAAGCGGGTGAATCTGAAGATGCACTGAGACTTGTGTCTGAGATGATTGATAAGGGTATTGCTCCGAGTACTGTCAATTTCCGAACAGTTTTGTATGGGTTGAACAGAGAAGGGAAGCAAGACCTTGCCAGGATTGTTTTACAGAAAAAGTCTGCTTTACTAGCACAGCGAAAGGTATCTACATGA
- the LOC106319518 gene encoding fasciclin-like arabinogalactan protein 17 (The sequence of the model RefSeq protein was modified relative to this genomic sequence to represent the inferred CDS: added 47 bases not found in genome assembly) gives MDRRIYGGSAAINLILSLLLFSATSALSKKNQIPSSGSGQINSNSVLVALLDSRYTELSELVEKALLLQTLEEAVGRHNITIFAPRNEALERDLDPEFKRFLLEPGNLKSLQTLLMFHIIPNRVGSEQWPKEESGQVKHDTLGNDHVHLINGDGKKMVDSAEIIRPDDLTRPDGLIHGIERLLIPRSVQEDFNRRRSLQSISAVLPEGAPEVDPRTNRLKKKPTPAPAGSPPALPIQSAMAPGPSLAPAPAPGPGGKHHHFDGEAQVKDFIHTLLHYGGYNEMADILVNLTSLATEMGRLVSEGYVLTVLAPNDEAMAKLTADQLSEPGAPEQIVYYHIIPEYQTEESMYNSVRRFGKVKFDTLRFPHKVAAKEADGSVKFGDGERSAYLFDPDIYTDGRISVQGIDGVLFPEVEEIVESVKKPVKKVVQQRRGKLLEVTCRMLGAIGKDSYLSKCL, from the exons ATGGATCGTCGCATCTATGGTGGCTCCGCCGCCATTAATCTCATCCTCTCCCTCCTTTTATTCTCCGCCACATCTGCATTATCCAAGAAGAACCAGATTCCTTCCTCCGGTTCGGGTCAGATCAACTCCAACTCCGTCCTCGTAGCTCTCCTCGACTCTCGTTACACGGAGCTCTCGGAGCTAGTCGAGAAGGCTCTCCTCCTTCAGACACTGGAGGAAGCTGTCGGTCGTCACAATATTACCATCTTCGCCCCTCGCAACGAAGCGTTAGAGCGTGACCTCGACCCTGAGTTCAAACGGTTCTTGCTGGAGCCAGGTAATCTCAAATCTCTCCAAACGCTTCTCATGTTCCACATTATCCCCAACCGGGTCGGGTCGGAGCAATGGCCCAAGGAAGAGTCGGGTCAGGTCAAGCACGACACTCTAGGGAACGATCACGTCCATTTGATTAACGGAGACGGCAAGAAGATGGTAGATTCGGCTGAGATTATCCGACCCGACGACTTGACCCGACCCGACGGATTGATCCACGGGATCGAGCGGCTTCTCATCCCTCGCTCCGTCCAAGAGGATTTCAACCGCCGCCGCAGCCTCCAGTCGATCTCCGCCGTCTTACCCGAAGGAGCTCCGGAGGTTGACCCGAGAACCAACCGTCTCAAGAAA ATCCGCGATGGCTCCAGGTCCGTCGCTAGCTCCGGCGCCGGCGCCGGGACCGGGAGGGAAGCACCACCACTTCGACGGCGAGGCTCAGGTCAAGGACTTCATCCACACGCTGCTGCATTACGGCGGCTACAACGAGATGGCGGACATTCTCGTGAATCTGACGTCGCTCGCGACGGAGATGGGTCGTCTGGTGTCGGAAGGCTACGTGCTGACGGTTCTTGCGCCCAACGACGAGGCCATGGCGAAGCTGACGGCGGATCAGCTGAGCGAGCCTGGAGCTCCGGAGCAGATTGTTTATTACCATATCATCCCTGAGTACCAGACGGAGGAGAGTATGTATAACTCTGTGAGGAGATTCGGGAAGGTGAAGTTCGACACGCTGCGTTTTCCTCATAAGGTTGCGGCTAAGGAGGCTGATGGTTCGGTTAAGTTCGGTGACGGCGAGAGGTCGGCGTATTTGTTTGATCCAGATATTTATACGGACGGTCGGATCTCGGTTCAGGGGATTGATGGTGTTCTGTTCCCTGAAGTGGAGGAGATTGTTGAATCGGTTAAGAAACCGGTTAAGAAAGTTGTTCAGCAGAGAAGAG GGAAATTGTTGGAAGTAACATGTAGAATGCTTGGTGCTATTGGCAAGGACAGTTACCTCAGCAAATGCCTGTGA
- the LOC106315324 gene encoding uncharacterized protein LOC106315324, which produces MNPSESSSLGGKQPSLRRSLSTPTLCGGGSTAAEFCGGTTAGCAALCCCAPCSVVSLVVFAVYKAPRRICRRAIRRVRRRRRRMSKKEVSEDGDCEKKLCKVGSSQFAVHPLGSKEDGDLDKLAMYLSDDEEEDDDEVIALEKEMWNRFNSGGFWRAETASCRQFEM; this is translated from the coding sequence ATGAATCCGTCTGAATCGTCGTCTCTCGGCGGGAAACAGCCGAGCCTCCGTCGAAGCCTATCGACGCCGACGCTGTGCGGCGGAGGATCCACGGCGGCGGAGTTTTGCGGCGGTACGACGGCGGGATGCGCCGCTTTGTGCTGCTGCGCTCCTTGCAGCGTGGTGAGCCTCGTCGTCTTCGCCGTCTACAAGGCCCCCCGGAGAATCTGCCGCCGCGCTATTCGCCGCGTGCGGCGGAGGAGACGGAGGATGTCGAAGAAGGAGGTTTCGGAGGATGGAGATTGCGAGAAGAAGCTGTGCAAAGTCGGGAGCTCGCAGTTCGCTGTTCATCCGTTGGGGAGTAAAGAGGATGGAGATTTGGATAAGTTAGCAATGTATTTGTCAGATGATGAAGAAGAAGACGACGACGAAGTGATTGCGTTAGAGAAAGAGATGTGGAATAGATTTAACAGTGGTGGTTTCTGGCGAGCCGAAACGGCGTCGTGTAGACAGTTTGAAATGTAG
- the LOC106315803 gene encoding ribosome biogenesis protein NSA2 homolog, with protein MPQGDYIELHKKRHGRRLDYEERKRKKEARQVHKRSKQAQNSIGIKGKMIAKKNYAEKAQMKKTLKMHEESSSRRKADEDVQEGAVPAYLLDRENTTRAKVLSNTIKQKRKEKAGKWEVPLPKVRPVAEDEMFRVIRSGKRKTKQWKRMVTKATFVGPGFTRKPPKYERFIRPSGLRFTKAHVTHPELRCTFCLEIIGIKKNPNGPMYTSLGVMTRGTIIEVNVSELGLVTPAGKVVWGKYAQVTNNPENDGCINAVLLV; from the exons ATG CCGCAGGGAGATTACATTGAGCTGCACAAGAAGAGGCATGGACGCCGCCTCGACTACGAAGAGCGCAAGCGCAAGAAGGAGGCGCGTCAAGTTCACAAGCGCTCCAAACAGGCTCAGAAT TCGATAGGTATAAAGGGTAAGATGATTGCGAAGAAAAACTATGCTGAGAAAGCTCAAATGAAGAAGAC ATTGAAAATGCACGAGGAGAGTTCATCAAGGCGTAAAGCTGATGAGGATGTTCAGGAAGGAGCTGTTCCTGCTTATCTTCTTGATCGTGAGAACACCACTCGCGCCAAG GTTCTTAGCAACACTATCAAGCAAAAGAGGAAAGAAAAAGCTGGGAAGTGGGAGGTGCCTCTGCCAAAG GTCCGTCCTGTGGCTGAAGATGAAATGTTCAGGGTGATCCGATCTGGGAAGAGGAAGA CAAAGCAGTGGAAGAGGATGGTTACGAAAGCTACATTTGTGGGACCTGGTTTCACGAGGAAGCCACCAAAGTACGAGCGTTTCATCCGCCCTTCTGGACTTCGTTTCACCAAGGCTCACGTCACTCATCCTGAACTAAGGTGCACGTTCTGTCTTGAGATTATTGGAATCAAGAAGAATCCCAACGGTCCTATGTATACATCGCTTGGTGTCATGACTAGAGGAACAATCATTGAG GTCAATGTGAGTGAGCTTGGTCTTGTTACACCAGCTGGAAAAGTTGTCTGGG GGAAATACGCTCAAGTGACAAACAATCCAGAGAATGATGGATGTATTAACGCGGTTTTGCTTGTTTAA
- the LOC106315325 gene encoding glutathione S-transferase T3-like, whose translation MDSTNFVDLLNSQQDSVMPELFPNVSFSLDGNLGSSQPPLFSTQATATSSFCEDSPPQRKGRKKWSPSDDLVLVSAWLNTSKDPVVGNEQKVGAFWKRIVDYYGASPKVGGGDKPEPMQCKQRWQKLNDLVCKFCGCYAAATRQKTSGQNEADTVKLAHEIFYHDHKIKFNLHHAWEELRYDQKWCEAATCKIDGSGKKRKCDNGPQSESSQAASALGESPTKRPPGVKASKAASGKRSIAYQEASKAASAEFLAMCSIKERDLAVKERDLAVQESVKKMDLLDRLIAKPEPLSESEEALKQKLITEMLSK comes from the coding sequence ATGGACTCTACGAATTTTGTTGATCTGTTGAACAGTCAACAAGACAGTGTCATGCCTGAACTCTTTCCTAATGTGAGTTTTTCACTCGATGGGAATCTCGGATCATCACAACCCCCTCTCTTCAGTACTCAAGCAACTGCAACGTCAAGCTTCTGTGAAGACTCACCTCCACAACGCAAAGGAAGAAAGAAATGGAGTCCCTCGGATGATCTAGTGCTTGTTAGCGCATGGTTAAACACCAGCAAGGACCCTGTTGTGGGCAATGAGCAGAAAGTAGGAGCTTTCTGGAAACGTATTGTAGATTACTATGGAGCTAGTCCAAAGGTGGGTGGAGGTGATAAGCCAGAGCCCATGCAGTGCAAGCAAAGGTGGCAGAAACTGAATGATCTTGTTTGCAAGTTCTGTGGATGCTATGCGGCTGCAACAAGACAGAAAACAAGTGGTCAGAATGAGGCTGATACTGTTAAACTTGCACATGAAATCTTCTACCACGATCATAAGATTAAATTCAACCTTCACCATGCTTGGGAGGAGCTGAGGTACGACCAGAAATGGTGTGAAGCTGCTACTTGCAAGATTGATGGCAGCGGTAAGAAGAGAAAGTGTGATAATGGACCACAATCAGAAAGCTCCCAAGCAGCTTCAGCTCTCGGTGAGTCACCAACAAAACGTCCTCCTGGTGTTAAGGCATCGAAAGCAGCATCTGGTAAGAGAAGTATAGCATATCAGGAGGCATCGAAGGCCGCATCTGCTGAGTTTCTGGCCATGTGTTCTATTAAAGAGAGAGATTTGGCAGTTAAAGAGAGAGATTTGGCAGTTCAAGAGAGTGTTAAGAAGATGGATTTGCTTGACCGTCTCATTGCCAAACCTGAGCCACTTTCTGAATCTGAAGAAGCTCTTAAGCAGAAACTCATTACAGAGATGCTGAGTAAATAG